GCGCAACCTGAGGGCGTCGCAAATGCGGCCCCTTCTGAACAGAAATCCAGTGAGGACTCCTCCGGGCAAGGAGCCGATGAAAAGAGCGAGGCTCCCGCGGCGGAGGAGAAGATGGAGTCGAAGAGCCCGGGTGGCGCCGAGGGGAATACGCCGGGGCAGTGATTTTTGCTGGATTTTTTAGACGAAGTCAACTCTTCAAGCTACTACCTAAGGCCCTCGGCAGGCTACCGGGGAATCGACGGAAATGGAGGCTGGGTTGGGGCCGGGGATTGCGGAGGAGAGGGTGAAGGAGGTGAGTTCTGTAACTGGGGCGGATACTGGGGCGCAGGAGCCTGCGGCGCGGGGCAGGAGGAGGGGCTGGTGGGATAGGACTGGGGGGATTGTGAATAGTAATAGGGGTAATAACACTGAGGCGGGTACTGGGCCTGCTGGACTGTAGACTGGGCCGGGGGCGGGCTCCAGGCCTGCTGGGGCGTCTGCTGTCTCCGGGACTGCTCGAGCCAGACCTTCCAGATGTCCTTTGGATACAGCTTCGGGTCGTAGGAGAGGCCCGGGAGGGGCACGCTGCGCAGCCTCGCATGGTTGGTGAGGCATACGATACTGCTGATCAGACCGGGGCCCACCACAAGAAGGAAAGGCGGCAGGAAGATTCCCAGCACGGCCATCGCTGCGGTCAGACAGATTCCTGCCATCCCGCACGCTCTATTAAACTTGCCCAGCATCTGCTGCTTCCGGGATATCGGAGGCGGCGGCGGCACGTACCAGCTGTTCATCATTTCCCTCACCTGCACCACCCGGTCCTTTCGTCGCCGGGGTATTTAAGAAGCGCGTGGTAGGTACCATCAGATCGGGCTACGGGGTGCCGGCCCGCGAAGATTTATACCAGCATCTCTCGTTGCCCGCCAGCGATGCGCGATGGACGGGGAGGCGGACCGGGGCTCGAGGAGCTGGCTCCCGGGCTCCTGCTCGTTCACGCCCCCATGGAGGGCAGGATACCCTACGCCCACTCGATTCTGGTCCCGGGCGATTCGGGGAGGGGGGGAATTCTCGTGGACACCGGTCTGGGCCCCGGGCCGCTCCGCACGCTTAAGAAGAGGTTCGGGGTCCGCCTGGTCCTCAACAGCCACTATCACAGGGACCACACCTGGGGAAACTACCTTTTTAAAGATGTGCCCGTGAAGGCACACTTCCTGGACGCCCCCATGCTCAACTCGATGAGGGTCTATTTCAGGATGATGGGGCTCGCGGGCAGGAGGGACGCCGCGCTGATAAAGCGCTTCACGCTCACTTTCATACCCCACACGCCGGGCCCGCGCGTGGGCACGTTTGATGGAGGTGAGGTCTTCGAGGCCGGCGGCGTCGAGCTGGAGGTCGTCCACCTCCCCGGCCACTCGCCCGGCCACTGCGGGTTCCTCCAGCGCGAGGCGCGCGTCCTGTTTTCCGCGGACATAGTTCCGGACGACTTCGGCCCCTGGTACGGCCATGCCTGCTCCTCGATGGAGGACTTCGCATCGTCCATAAACCGTATCATCGCTATGAGGCCCCATATCCTAGTCCCCGCCCACGGTTCCCCCATCCGCCGGAGAATCGTCTCGAGGCTCCGGAAGTACCGGGACAAAATTCGCTGGAGGGAGAGGAGGCTCCTGAGCCTTCTCGAGAGCCCGCTGACACTGGCGGAGATTCTCGCTCGCCACCCCTTCTACGGCGGCTCGCCCGCCGCTCTCAGACTCCCGTACAGCTTCTGGGAGGAGACAATGGTCGTCAAGCATCTCGAGAAGCTCGTTGAGGAGGGAGAGGTGGAGAAAAGGGGGGCGCGCTTCGTGGCCCGCTGAAGGGAAATTTCTTAAGCACCGAGCGCTTTGGCGATGCAGAGAGTGATGGCCGGCGAGAGTGCATCCGGGACGGTAGTGGAGGCGCAGAGCCACTCCGACTACGACGTGAAGGCCGTGGAGGCGAAGTGGCAGGAGAGGTGGGAGAGGGAGAGGATCTACTGGTTCGACTGGTCATCTGAGAAGCCGGTGTACAGCATTGACAACCCCCCGCGATACGCCAACGCCGCGCTCCACCTGGGCCACGCCACCTCCTACACACAAATTGATTTCGTCGCCCGGTACAAGAGGCAGAGGGGCTACAACGTCTTTTTCCCGCTCTGCGCGGACGTCAACGGGATGCCGATCGAGGTATCGACGGAGAAGAGGTACGGGGTCAGCCGGAAGAACACTCCGAGAAAGAGGCTCATCGAGCTCTGCTCGGCCTTCGCTGCGGAGAACATCGCGGAGATGAAGCGCCAGTTCAGAATTCTGGGTCACTCGATGGACCCCAGCATCTACTACCAGACCGACAGCCCGGAGTACAGGCGGATAACCCAGCTGACATTCCTCGAGATGCTCCGGAGGGGGCTGGTTTATAAAAAGGAGCACCCCGTGACCTGGTGCCCCCACTGCGGCACCGCGCTCGCGAGCGCGGACGTGGAGTATCAGGAGAGGAGGACGAAGCTGAACTATATTAAGTTCGGCGCAGAGGACGGAGGGACGGTGGTCGTGGCGACCACTCGCCCGGAGCTCCTGTGCACATGTCAGATGGTGGCAGTGCATCCTGAGGATGAGAGGTACAGGTACCTGCCTGGGACGAGCCTCACCGTACCACTTTTTGGCAAGAAGGTCCCGGTGAGGGAGGACGGTAAGGTCGACCCCGAATTTGGCACAGGGGTTGTCATGGTCTGCACAATCGGCGACAAGGACGACCTTGAGTGGGTGCAGAGGTACGGCCTCCCAATCGAGAAGGGGATAGACGCGGACGGAAAAATGACCGCTCTGGCGGGGAAATTCGAGGGGATGGGAATTCGGGAGGCGCGGGAGGCGGTCATTGAGGAGCTGAGGAAGGAGGGACTCCTGGTGAAACAGGAGGAGCTGGTTCAGAGCGTCGGGACCTGCTGGCGCTGCCACACCGCGGTCGAGTTCCTAAGCGTGCCACAGTGGTTTCTGAAGACCCTAGACTTCAAGGACAAAATTTTGGAGAAGTCGAACAGCATCCGCTGGCATCCCGAGTTCATGAAGGTCAGGCTCGAGAACTGGACCCGCTCGCTGGCCTGGGACTGGTGCATATCGAGGCAGAGGTACTTCGCCACCGCCATTCCCATATGGGAGTGCACAAAGTGTGGGGAGGCCGTGCCCGCGAGACCGGAGCAGTGCTATGTCGACCCGACCGTCACCCCACCGCCAGTGGAAAAATGTCCGAGTTGCGGTGGGGAGCTGAAAGGCTGCGAGGACGTCTTCGACACTTGGATGGACAGCTCCATCACCCCCCTGTACAACACATTCTGGGGCAGGGACGAAACAAAGTTCAAAAGGCTATTCCCCATGTCCCTAAGGCCCCAGAGCCACGACATCATCAGGACCTGGGCCTTCTACACGATTCACCGCCACCTCTTGCTCCTCGACAGCATTCCGTGGAGGGAGATCATCATCAACGGCTTCATCATGGCCCCAGACGGGACGCCGATGCACACCTCGAAGGGAAATGTAATAGACCCATTACCCCTATTAGAGAAGTACGGCGCCGACGCCTTCCGCTACTACGCAGCTTCCTGCACGCTTGGAATGGACCACGCGTTCCAGTCCAAGGAGGTTGTGCATGGGAGCAAATTGGTGATGAAGCTTTGGAACGTGGAGAGGTTCGTTGGGATGGCCATCGGTGGAGGGGATGAGGCTCGCGGGAATGGGGTTGGGGTAGGGAGAGGTGGAGGAGGGCCTCAGGGAGCAGGTAGGCCCGCGCGCCCTGACGACCTGAGGACTGTTGACCGCTGGATTCTCTCGGTCTACTCCGGCATTGTCGAGAGGGTTACGGCGCTCATGGACGAGTACCAGTTCGACAAAGCTATGAGGGAGCTCGAGGCTTTTCTGTGGCACGAGTTCGCAGACCACTACATCGAGATGGTCAAGCACAGGAGCGACGGGGCGATGCGCTACACCCTATATACAATTGGCCTCGGGGTCGCGAAGATGCTCGCGCCGTTCATGCCGCACGTGACTGAGGAGGTCTTCGAGCGGTGGTTCAGGGAGGCCGAGGGGGAAAAGAGCATCCACATCTCGAAATGGCCCGAGCCCGTGCTGAGGGACCCAGACGCCGAGAGGGCCGGGGCCCTAGTGCGAGACGTAATCGCAAGGCTGAGGGCTTGGAAGGTGGAAAAGGGAATCGGGCTTAGGCAGCCGATGGGGAGGGTGTTCGCCTTCGGCCCCGGGGCCGAGCTGCTGAGAGAATCGCTGGAGGATATCAAAGGCACTCTGCGGGCCACGGAGGTCGTTCTCGAGCGCCCCCCAGACCTGAGGGAGGAGGTCACGAGAGTGACTCCCGTGAAGTCGAGGCTGGGGCCTCTCTTCAAAGCCGATGCTGCGGCGGTCGCATCGGCGCTCGAGGCCCTCCCGCCGTCGCGGGTGGCGGAGGCACTTGCCGGTGGCCGGCTGGAGCTCGAGCTCCCTGACGGCAAGGGGGTGTCAGTATCGCCGGAGATGGTCAAACTGGAGAGAGCCACCTTCGCGGGCGGACGGAGGGTGGAGGCACTGCACGTGGGGCCGCTCACCGTTTTGGTGGAAAAGACCGGGGGCGTGTGAGGCGCTACTCTCCGCCCTCCTCCGGCTCCGGTATCTCACCGGCCATCGAGCGGCGGGGCGCGGCCGGAGGCTCCCTCTTCTTCTCCCTCGCCTCCAAAACGTCCTTGTAGACGGGCTCGAGCTCGATCGCCTTTCGATAGCACTCACGAGCCTTGACCGTGTGCCTCATGCTCTCGAGTATGTGGCCCTTCTTGAACCACGCTTCGGCGCTGTCGGGCTTGAGGACCAGGACTCTGTCGAATGCCCTTATCGCCTCACCCTTCCTCCCCAGCTCGAGTAGGGCGTTGCCCTTCCCGAGCCAGGCCTGCGGGTTCTTCTCGTCAATACCCAGAGCGGCCTCGAACGCCTCGAGCGCCTTCCCTGACTTGCCCATTGCGTTCAGCGCCTCACCCTGCCTCACGAGCGCAGAGGTCAGGCCGGGGTTGCTGGCGAGGGCGCGTTGGTAGGCCTCGACTGCCCTCTCAAGGTCACCGAGGATGTGAAGGGAATTGCCCAGATTGAACCAGGCCTCGGCATAGCCCTGGTCCGTCTTCACTGCCCTCTCATAGCACTCGACCGCCTCCTTTATCCTCCCCTGCCTCTCGAGCGTCACGCCGCGGTTGTTCCAGGGCACGGCGTAGCCGGGGTCTATAGCCGTTGCCCTTGCGAAACTCTGCTCCGCCCCCTGCAGGTCGCCCACCATCAGCTGAACCGCTCCTTTGTTGTTCCAGGCGCGGGCCGATTTGGGATTGATTCTGAGCGCTTGGTCGTAGCAATCGCGCGCGTTCTCAAGGTCTCCCATCTCGCGGAAAATATTGCCCTTCCCCTCCCAGTAGCTCTCGCTCTCCTTCAACCGCAGGGCGCGGTCGAAGGCCTCAAGGGCCTCTTCGTACCTGTGCAGGGCCCCCAGCGCGCTCCCCAGCGCCCTCCAGACCTCCGGGTCGCCAGGCTCGAGCTCGAGAGAGCGCTCGTAGCAGTCCACGGCCTCCTTGAGCTTCTTCATTCTCGCGAGCAGATTGCCCTTGTTGTTCCAGACCGATGGAGCCCTCGAGTTCCACTCGAGAGAGCTTTCGAAGGCCTTCAGGGCCTCCTCAAACCTTCCGAGGGCGAAGAGAACGGTACCCCGGTTATTCATGACAGCGGCGTTCTCGGGAGCATACTCGAGGGCCCTGTCATAGGCCTCTAGGGCCTCGGAGTGCCGCCCGAGCCCGTGCAGGAGCTCGCCGAGCTGGCTCCAGGCCGCGGGGTTGTCTGGGTGGAGCTGCAGCGACGCTCTGTAGGACTCAATTGCCTCGTTGTACTTGCCGAGCCTGCTGAGCGCGTCCGCTCTCCTCTCCCACGCCCCCCAGTCCCGGGGCGCCCTCTTTATTTCCTCGTCGCAGACCTTCACAACCTCCTCGAGCTGGCCTATGCTCGCGAGCACGGCTTCCTTGCTCCGCAGAGACTCGAGATAATTGGGGTCTAGCTGGGATGCCCTGTCGTAGCTTCGGATGGCCTCCTCAGGCCTATTCAGGCCGAACAGCGCGTTGCCCTTTCCGACGAGCGCGTGGACGAAGCCGGGCTCCGCCTCCAAGGCCCTCTCGAAGGCCTCCAAGGCCTTTGCATAGTCCCCCTCCGCGTTCAGGATGCTACCCAGATTGCTCCAGGCCTTCGCGTCGTGGGGGTTCAGCTCCAGCGCCTTCCTGAAGGCCTCCTTCGCCCCCTCCCTGTCGCCGATGTTGAAGAGCACTGTGCCCCTCCAGTTCCAGGCCTCGGCGTGCAGGGGGTCCTTCTCCAACACCTTTGAGTAGCACTCCAACGCCTCAGCGCTCTTCCCCGCCCAGCTCAGCGCATTCCCCTTCCTGAACCAGGCCTCAACAAAGTTCTCGTTCAGCTGGAGCGCCTTGTCATAGCACTCAATGGCCTCGTCGGTCCTCCCCAGCACATGGAGCGCGTTGCCGCGCGCGCACCAGGCCTCCTCGCTCCCGGGGTTCAGGTCCATCGCCCTGTCGAAGCACGGGACCGCCTCTTCGAAGCGCTCCATCTCGGAGAGAAGGTTGCCCTTCTCGTACCAGGCCTCGTGGTAATCAACCTTTATCTGAATCGCCCTGTCGAGCGCCTCCAGCGCTTCGATGTGCCTTCCCAGCCTCTTTTTCGTGAGGGCTATGTTGAGCCAGAGCTCGGCGTGGTCCGGCCTCACAGAGAGGGCTTTCTCGAAAGAGGCAAGCGCCTCCTCGTCCCTGCCGAGCCTCGAGAGGGCCTTGCCCTTGTTCAGCCAGACCTCCGCGAACTCATCGCTCAGACTCTTCACGTTCTCGTAGCAGGCGACCGCCTCGGAATACCTCCCGAGAAGGAAGTAGGCGTTTCCCCTGTCCCTCCAGCCAGCCTCGCTCGATGGCTCGAACTCCGTCGCCTTCTCCAGCGCCTCCGCCGCCTCCGCGGGCCTGCCAAGTGTGTAAAGGATGCTCCCGATGTCGTGCCAAGCGACCGCGAAGTAGGGGTTGAGCTCGACGACCTTTTTCAGCGACTCCAGCGCCTCCCTCGCCCTCCCCGCCCTTCGCAGCAGCCTAGCCTTCTCATAGATTCTGAGGTGATCCTCCGGTCTCGTCGCGAGCTCTCTTTCGCACTCGGCGAGCGCGGCACCCACCCTCGAAGGCTCGACGAGGGCGTCCATCCTGGCCCAGGCGTCCGGGAAATTGGGGTTGATTCTGACTGCCTCGCCATATGCCCTCCGCGCCTCGCCCCTCCTGCCGAGCTCCTCCAGCTCCCTCCCATAGGAATACCAGACCACCTCGTCCACACGGCCCTGCCCCAGCAGGGCCTCGTAGGCCTCCGCGGCCTCCCTGTGCCTCCCGAGCTGGGAGAGGACCTCGGCCTTGTTGTGCAGCGCAACCTCCCGCTCGCGGCCAAGCTCTAGGGCCCGGTTGAAGGCCTCCAGGGCCTCTTGGAGCCGGCCCATCGCCCTCAGCACGGCACCCCGGTTGTTGTGGGCCTTGGCGGAGGAGGGGTTGAGCGCCAGCAGCCTCTCGTACACCTTCAGGGCCTCCTCGTACCTTCCCGCCTGTAGGTGGGCCACGCCTAGGTTGTTCAGGGCCTTTTCGTGTCTGGGGTCGAGCTCGACTGCGCGCAGGTAGCTCTCGAGCTCCTTCTCGCCGTTGCCCATCTCCCCGTAGACCACTCCCTTGTTGTACCACACCTCCGCCGCGTCCGGGCTGACCCTGAGCTCGGTGTTGTAGGCACGAATGGCTCCGTGGCGGTCCCCGAGGGCATGTAGGGAGTTCCCCTTCTCGAACCACACTCCTTTAATATCCGGGCAGAGCTCCAGCACCTGGTCCCAGTGCTGGATGGCGCGCCTGTGGTCGCCAAGCGTAATCTGCTCGCGCGCTAGCCTAATGGCCTTCAGAACCTGCTTCCGGAGCGCCGGGGCAAGCTCCTCCGCCGCGGCCTCTGGTGTCAGAATTTTAGCCGCCGTGCGAGTCTCGGTGGGTGGAGCGCTGACGAGCGCCTCTATCTCTCCCTCCATTTTCTCGAGCCTATCGAGCACCTTGAAGGACTCGATGCCTCTAGTCAGGTCGGAGGCGTCCAGAAGCTCGACGCCCCTCGCCGCCCACTCCTCCCTTGTTTTTTCGTCGAAGTTGTCGATTGCGGCGTAGACGCCCTGCAACCCTCCGAGCGATGCCTGCAACTCCTGAAGCTCCTCGAGAATACCTTCGCCATGGCGGGCCATTATCAAGAACTCCCTCTCCCCAAGCGCGGCCGATATCCGAAGAACCTCGCCAGTGACGCGGGCATCCCTCAGCTCGAATTCGAGCGCCTCGAAAAGCGCTATGAGGGCCTCGAAGAACCTCTCCCTCGGCATGGAAGACAGGCGGCCGTCGGCTTCGCTCTCCGGGGGCCGGGGCTCGGACACGTATCACGTAGCGACGCGCAAGGATTAAAGTTTAACCACACGATACGGTCAGCATGGCGCGCCTGTTCGGGACCTCCGGCGTCCGTGGTCTGACCAATTCCGAGATGACACCCGAGCTCGCTCTGGAGCTGGCCCGGTCCTTTGGCACCATTCTCGGCACCGGGAAGGAAGTCGCGCTCGGGAGGGACACGCGCCACGGCGCGCAGATGCTCTCCCTCGCCGCCGCCGCTGGCCTGACCTCGTGCGGAGTCAGCGTCAGGGACTGCGGCGTCGTGCCGATGCCGGCACTGGCCTCCCACATAGTCAGCGAGGGGCTGGACGGCGGTGTTCTCGTCACGGGGTCCCACATGCCACCGGAGAGGATAGGCCTGATTCTCCTGAACTCGGAGGGCGCCTACGCCCCGCACTCATTCACCGACAGGGTCGAGGAGCTGAGGGCCAGCAGGGGCTGGGTTCCCGTCCCATTCGACAGGGTGGGCACGCTCAGGCCGGCCGACAGGCCCCTGGAGAGGTACATGGGCAGGGTGGGGAGGATGGTGAACAGGAGGGCGATATCGCTAGCGAGATTCAGGGTCCTCGTGGACACCGGCAACGGCACAGCTGGGGCCGTGCTTCCCCGCCTTCTTAGGGAACTCTCCTGCGACGTCATCGCGATCAATCAGGAGCCGAAGCCCGTCCCAGACAGGGACCCGGAGCCCCGGGCGTCGACACTCGGTGGAACTATCAAGAGGGCTGGGGAGGCCGGAGCGGAGCTCTCCGCGGCGACGGACATGGACGCGGACAGGGTTGTTTTTTTGGACGAGCGAGCGCGGCCGATTCCGGAGGACGTCACCGGTTGCATATTCGCAAAATACGTGCTGGCAAAGAGGAAGGGGCCGGTGGTCGTACCAATCAATTCCTCTACTATGATTGAGAGGGTCTGTAGGGAGGCTGGGGTGGAGCTGCACTATTGCCGCGTCGGTCAGCCCCCCACGATGGAGGCGATAAAGCAGCACGGGGCGGTCTTCTCCTATGAGGAGTCGGGCAAGTACTACTTTGTCAGGGACGAGTTCTGGTGCGACGGAATTCTCGCCACGCTCAAGATGCTGGAGATAATGGCCACGAGCGGGAAGAAGCCCTCCGAGCTGGCGGCTGAGTTCCCCCCGAGACCGCAGCACAAGCTGAAGCTTCCCTGC
The genomic region above belongs to Thermoplasmata archaeon and contains:
- a CDS encoding MBL fold metallo-hydrolase, giving the protein MRDGRGGGPGLEELAPGLLLVHAPMEGRIPYAHSILVPGDSGRGGILVDTGLGPGPLRTLKKRFGVRLVLNSHYHRDHTWGNYLFKDVPVKAHFLDAPMLNSMRVYFRMMGLAGRRDAALIKRFTLTFIPHTPGPRVGTFDGGEVFEAGGVELEVVHLPGHSPGHCGFLQREARVLFSADIVPDDFGPWYGHACSSMEDFASSINRIIAMRPHILVPAHGSPIRRRIVSRLRKYRDKIRWRERRLLSLLESPLTLAEILARHPFYGGSPAALRLPYSFWEETMVVKHLEKLVEEGEVEKRGARFVAR
- a CDS encoding valine--tRNA ligase; protein product: MQRVMAGESASGTVVEAQSHSDYDVKAVEAKWQERWERERIYWFDWSSEKPVYSIDNPPRYANAALHLGHATSYTQIDFVARYKRQRGYNVFFPLCADVNGMPIEVSTEKRYGVSRKNTPRKRLIELCSAFAAENIAEMKRQFRILGHSMDPSIYYQTDSPEYRRITQLTFLEMLRRGLVYKKEHPVTWCPHCGTALASADVEYQERRTKLNYIKFGAEDGGTVVVATTRPELLCTCQMVAVHPEDERYRYLPGTSLTVPLFGKKVPVREDGKVDPEFGTGVVMVCTIGDKDDLEWVQRYGLPIEKGIDADGKMTALAGKFEGMGIREAREAVIEELRKEGLLVKQEELVQSVGTCWRCHTAVEFLSVPQWFLKTLDFKDKILEKSNSIRWHPEFMKVRLENWTRSLAWDWCISRQRYFATAIPIWECTKCGEAVPARPEQCYVDPTVTPPPVEKCPSCGGELKGCEDVFDTWMDSSITPLYNTFWGRDETKFKRLFPMSLRPQSHDIIRTWAFYTIHRHLLLLDSIPWREIIINGFIMAPDGTPMHTSKGNVIDPLPLLEKYGADAFRYYAASCTLGMDHAFQSKEVVHGSKLVMKLWNVERFVGMAIGGGDEARGNGVGVGRGGGGPQGAGRPARPDDLRTVDRWILSVYSGIVERVTALMDEYQFDKAMRELEAFLWHEFADHYIEMVKHRSDGAMRYTLYTIGLGVAKMLAPFMPHVTEEVFERWFREAEGEKSIHISKWPEPVLRDPDAERAGALVRDVIARLRAWKVEKGIGLRQPMGRVFAFGPGAELLRESLEDIKGTLRATEVVLERPPDLREEVTRVTPVKSRLGPLFKADAAAVASALEALPPSRVAEALAGGRLELELPDGKGVSVSPEMVKLERATFAGGRRVEALHVGPLTVLVEKTGGV
- a CDS encoding tetratricopeptide repeat protein: MSEPRPPESEADGRLSSMPRERFFEALIALFEALEFELRDARVTGEVLRISAALGEREFLIMARHGEGILEELQELQASLGGLQGVYAAIDNFDEKTREEWAARGVELLDASDLTRGIESFKVLDRLEKMEGEIEALVSAPPTETRTAAKILTPEAAAEELAPALRKQVLKAIRLAREQITLGDHRRAIQHWDQVLELCPDIKGVWFEKGNSLHALGDRHGAIRAYNTELRVSPDAAEVWYNKGVVYGEMGNGEKELESYLRAVELDPRHEKALNNLGVAHLQAGRYEEALKVYERLLALNPSSAKAHNNRGAVLRAMGRLQEALEAFNRALELGREREVALHNKAEVLSQLGRHREAAEAYEALLGQGRVDEVVWYSYGRELEELGRRGEARRAYGEAVRINPNFPDAWARMDALVEPSRVGAALAECERELATRPEDHLRIYEKARLLRRAGRAREALESLKKVVELNPYFAVAWHDIGSILYTLGRPAEAAEALEKATEFEPSSEAGWRDRGNAYFLLGRYSEAVACYENVKSLSDEFAEVWLNKGKALSRLGRDEEALASFEKALSVRPDHAELWLNIALTKKRLGRHIEALEALDRAIQIKVDYHEAWYEKGNLLSEMERFEEAVPCFDRAMDLNPGSEEAWCARGNALHVLGRTDEAIECYDKALQLNENFVEAWFRKGNALSWAGKSAEALECYSKVLEKDPLHAEAWNWRGTVLFNIGDREGAKEAFRKALELNPHDAKAWSNLGSILNAEGDYAKALEAFERALEAEPGFVHALVGKGNALFGLNRPEEAIRSYDRASQLDPNYLESLRSKEAVLASIGQLEEVVKVCDEEIKRAPRDWGAWERRADALSRLGKYNEAIESYRASLQLHPDNPAAWSQLGELLHGLGRHSEALEAYDRALEYAPENAAVMNNRGTVLFALGRFEEALKAFESSLEWNSRAPSVWNNKGNLLARMKKLKEAVDCYERSLELEPGDPEVWRALGSALGALHRYEEALEAFDRALRLKESESYWEGKGNIFREMGDLENARDCYDQALRINPKSARAWNNKGAVQLMVGDLQGAEQSFARATAIDPGYAVPWNNRGVTLERQGRIKEAVECYERAVKTDQGYAEAWFNLGNSLHILGDLERAVEAYQRALASNPGLTSALVRQGEALNAMGKSGKALEAFEAALGIDEKNPQAWLGKGNALLELGRKGEAIRAFDRVLVLKPDSAEAWFKKGHILESMRHTVKARECYRKAIELEPVYKDVLEAREKKREPPAAPRRSMAGEIPEPEEGGE